The following are from one region of the Bos mutus isolate GX-2022 chromosome 18, NWIPB_WYAK_1.1, whole genome shotgun sequence genome:
- the LOC106700903 gene encoding interferon-inducible GTPase 5-like → MVGIFQMPKGKSPWSSSPEDGELGVRQLMASEVFQSCLSQCKILELSKDTRALKEAFEAGDLPAVAAKLQSTLHSLENVRLDVGVTGGMGSGKSTFVNAIRGLGDEDPNSACTGVVEMTVDPTPYPHPKYPSVVFWDLPGVGTPAFRADKYFQRVQLFRYDFFLIITSESFTTDLAELALEILRRGKHFYCVRSKVDVDIAASRSRRPSSFSEERVLNQIRDDCAQRLEAQGLRDPKVFLLSMFELGKYDFHLLEESMVRDLESHKRHAFLVALPNVSKPTLERKAASLRQHTWLVATVACGANPRPMPGLPEVACDLYMLTRALEGYRHSFGLDGGSLIRLAEQTGQPLHKILQVLQGPKTKVTEALVAELLGQAFGDASAFSQKLLNVPILGSLASCGLSFAAVYRMLRTSLDVAVSDAQSVLVQASLDNPDRRLPDGQWSQPSA, encoded by the exons ATGGTAGGGATATTCCAGATGCCCAAGGGGAAATCCCCATG GTCATCAAGTCCTGAAGACGGAGAACTGGGGGTCCGGCAGCTGATGGCCAGCGAGGTCTTCCAATCATGCCTCAGCCAATGCAAGATCCTGGAGCTCTCAAAGGACACCAGGGCCCTGAAGGAGGCCTTTGAGGCGGGGGATCTGCCAGCAGTTGCCGCCAAGTTACAATCTACGCTTCATTCTCTGGAGAACGTCCGGCTGGACGTCGGCGTCACCGGGGGGATGGGCTCAGGCAAGTCCACCTTCGTCAATGCTATCCGGGGGCTGGGGGATGAGGACCCCAACTCGGCCTGCACGGGCGTGGTGGAAATGACCGTGGACCCCACACCGTACCCACATCCCAAGTACCCCAGCGTCGTCTTCTGGGACCTGCCGGGTGTCGGCACCCCCGCCTTCCGGGCTGACAAATACTTCCAGCGGGTACAGCTCTTCCGGTATGACTTCTTCCTCATCATTACCTCCGAGAGCTTCACCACCGACCTCGCTGAGCTGGCTCTCGAGATCCTGCGGCGGGGCAAGCATTTCTACTGCGTCCGCTCCAAGGTGGACGTGGACATCGCCGCCTCCCGCAGCCGCCGCCCCAGCTCCTTCTCGGAGGAGAGGGTGCTCAACCAGATCCGGGACGACTGTGCGCAGCGGCTGGAGG CACAGGGACTCAGGGACCCCAAGGTCTTCCTGCTGTCCATGTTCGAGCTGGGCAAGTACGACTTCCACCTGCTGGAGGAGTCGATGGTGAGGGACCTGGAGAGTCACAAGCGGCATGCATTCCTGGTGGCCCTGCCCAATGTCTCCAAGCCCACACTGGAGCGGAAGGCGGCCTCGCTGAGGCAGCACACCTGGCTTGTGGCCACGGTGGCCTGCGGGGCCAACCCAAGGCCCATGCCAGGCCTGCCGGAGGTGGCGTGTGACCTGTACATGCTTACCCGGGCCCTGGAGGGCTACCGCCACAGCTTCGGCCTGGATGGGGGATCTCTCATCAGGCTGGCAGAGCAGACGGGCCAGCCCTTGCACAAGATCCTGCAGGTGCTCCAGGGCCCGAAGACCAAGGTCACCGAGGCGCTGGTGGCAGAGCTGCTGGGTCAGGCCTTCGGGGATGCCTCAGCCTTCAGTCAGAAGCTCCTCAACGTGCCCATCCTGGGCTCCCTGGCCTCCTGTGGCCTGTCTTTCGCCGCCGTCTACCGGATGCTCCGCACCTCCCTGGACGTGGCTGTCAGTGATGCCCAGAGCGTGCTGGTTCAGGCCTCCCTCGACAACCCCGACCGCAGGCTCCCGGATGGTCAGTGGTCCCAGCCCAGCGCTTAG
- the IRGC gene encoding interferon-inducible GTPase 5, translating into MATSKLPAVSGEEETTILMAKEELEALRTAFESGDIPQAASRLRELLASSDCTRLEVGVTGESGAGKSSLINALRGLGAEDPDAALTGVVETTIEPSPYPHPQFPDVTLWDLPGAGSPGCSADKYLKQVDFGRYDFFLLVSPRRCGAVETRLASEILRQGKKFYFVRTKVDEDLAATRMQRPSGFSEGAVLHEIREHCVERLRGAGVHDPRVFLVSNLSPARYDFPLLMSTWERDLPAHRRHAGLLSLPDISLEALQKKKDMLQEQVLKTALVSGVIQALPVPGLAAAYDDALLIRSLRGYHRSFGLDDDSLAKLAEQVGKQAGDLRSVIRSPLANEVSPETVLRLYSQSSDGAMRVARAFEKGIPVFGTLVAGGISFGTVYTMLQGCLNEMAEDAQRVRIKALEEEEDTQPDVSLEAAGDNGVEKRGSGEGSMEEAPLSTRRKLGLLLKYILDSWKKRDLAEDK; encoded by the coding sequence ATGGCTACTTCGAAGTTGCCAGCGGTGTCCGGGGAGGAGGAGACCACCATCCTCATGGCCAAGGAAGAGCTGGAGGCCCTGCGCACTGCCTTCGAGTCGGGAGACATCCCGCAGGCCGCTTCCCGCCTCCGGGAGCTGCTGGCCTCCTCGGACTGCACCCGGCTGGAGGTGGGCGTCACAGGCGAATCGGGGGCCGGCAAGTCGTCCCTCATCAACGCCCTTCGCGGCCTGGGCGCCGAGGACCCCGACGCGGCCCTCACCGGCGTCGTGGAGACCACAATAGAGCCCTCGCCCTACCCGCACCCGCAGTTTCCAGACGTGACCCTGTGGGACCTGCCAGGGGCCGGCTCTCCCGGCTGCTCGGCCGACAAGTACCTGAAGCAGGTGGACTTCGGCCGCTACGATTTCTTCCTACTTGTCTCACCCCGCCGCTGCGGCGCGGTGGAGACCCGCCTGGCCTCCGAGATCCTGCGCCAGGGCAAGAAGTTCTATTTCGTGCGCACCAAGGTGGACGAGGACCTGGCGGCCACGCGCATGCAGCGGCCCTCGGGCTTCAGCGAGGGGGCGGTCCTGCACGAGATCCGCGAGCACTGCGTCGAGCGGCTGCGCGGGGCCGGCGTCCACGACCCGCGCGTCTTCCTTGTGTCCAACCTCTCGCCCGCGCGCTACGACTTCCCGCTGCTCATGTCCACCTGGGAGCGCGATCTGCCCGCGCATCGGCGCCACGCCGGCCTGCTGTCGCTGCCGGACATCTCGCTGGAGGCCCTGCAGAAGAAGAAGGACATGCTCCAGGAGCAGGTGCTCAAGACGGCCCTGGTGTCCGGCGTCATCCAGGCCCTGCCCGTGCCCGGGCTGGCGGCCGCCTACGACGACGCGCTGCTCATCCGCTCGCTGCGCGGCTACCACCGCAGCTTCGGCCTGGACGATGACTCGCTGGCCAAGCTGGCCGAGCAGGTGGGCAAACAGGCGGGGGACCTGCGCTCCGTCATCCGCTCCCCGCTGGCCAACGAGGTCTCCCCTGAGACAGTCCTGCGGCTCTACTCCCAGTCGTCCGACGGTGCCATGAGGGTGGCCCGGGCCTTTGAGAAGGGTATCCCCGTGTTCGGGACGCTGGTGGCGGGGGGCATCAGCTTCGGCACCGTCTACACCATGCTCCAGGGCTGCCTGAACGAGATGGCCGAGGATGCCCAGCGCGTCCGCATCAAGGctctggaggaagaggaggacacTCAGCCCGATGTCAGCCTGGAGGCGGCTGGTGACAACGGAGTGGAGAAACGGGGATCCGGGGAGGGGAGCATGGAGGAAGCCCCCCTCTCGACCCGCCGGAAGCTTGGCCTCCTCCTTAAGTACATTCTGGACAGCTGGAAGAAGCGAGACTTGGCCGAAGACAAATGA